The Humulus lupulus chromosome 3, drHumLupu1.1, whole genome shotgun sequence genome window below encodes:
- the LOC133824756 gene encoding uncharacterized protein LOC133824756: protein ELFVDLIELDMDDFDIILGMDWLTRYGATIDCRRRMVTFEPEGEAPFVFVGSVDGPRVPVISVLKARDLMQEGCIGFLASIVDSSKVAAVGPNETRVVCEFPDLFPADLPGLPPQREIEFVIELLTIKNKYPLPRIDDLFDQLQGSIVFSKIDLRSGYYQLRIRDEDIPKTAFRTRYGHYEFLVMSFGLTNAPAAFMDLMNRIFKDYLDKFVIVFIDDILGFSRIATPLTELTRKKTKFVWTDRCENSFKELKRRLITAPVLSLPTDNEKFVVYCDASRQGLGCVLMQAGKVIAYASRQLKEYEQRYPTHDLELAASLKYFFTQKDLNMRQRRWLELVKDYDCDILYHPGKANVVADALSRRGPGQLYSSRQISDRLAGEMTRAGIELVVGRLANITLQSTLLERIKEAQGKDPQLVERRENVLSGEWKWEDIAMDFVVGLPKTVGQHDSVWVIVDRYTKSAHFLPVKTTYTVEQYAELYVKEIVRLHGAPRSIVSDRDPTFTSKFWKSLQKAMGTQLRFSTAYHPQTDGQSERTIQILEDMLRACVLDFEGSWSKYLPLIEFSYNNSYQATIGVAPYEMLYGRKCRSPIHWDETGERRYLGPEMVQRTNEALEKIRARMLASQSRQKSYSDQKRRSVEFQVGDHVFLRVSPLRGVKRFGVRGKLSPRFVGPFEVLERIGEVAYRLAMPPALSGVHDVFHVSMLRKYVSDSTHVLSYENLELDRDLSYEEKPIQILDRKDKVLRSKTIPLVKVLWRNSKVEEATWELESDMRERHPE from the exons gaattgtttgttgacctgattgaactagatatggacgattttgacataatactagggatggattggttgacgcgatatggagcaacaattgattgtaggcgacgaatggtgacctttgaaccggagggcgaggcaccctttgtgttcgtgggatcggtggatggaccgcgggtacctgtgatctcggtactaaaggctagagacctgatgcaagagggttgcataggattcctagcaagtatagtggattcctctaaggtggcggcagtgggaccgaatgaaaccagagtcgtctgcgagtttccagacttgtttccagcagatctgccggggttgccgccacagcgggagatcgagttcgtcattgagttg ctgaccatcaagaacaaatatccattgcctaggatcgacgatttatttgatcagcttcaagggagtatagtgttttcgaagattgatctccgatcaggctactatcaattgaggatcagagatgaggacataccaaagactgcatttcggactcggtatgggcattatgaatttctggttatgtcctttggattaaccaatgccccggcggcatttatggatttgatgaacagaatttttaaggattacttggataagtttgtgattgtgtttattgatgatatccta gggttctccagaattgctactccgttgacagaattgacaaggaagaagaccaagtttgtgtggacagatcgatgcgagaatagcttcaaagagctgaagcggcggttgattactgcaccagtgctgagcctgccaacggataatgagaagtttgtggtctactgtgacgcttccagacagggtctgggatgcgtgttgatgcaggctgggaaagtgatagcgtacgcatcaaggcaattaaaggagtacgagcagaggtatcccacgcatgacctggaattagctgca agtctaaagtatttctttacccagaaggacttgaacatgcgccagagacggtggcttgagctggtaaaggattacgattgtgatatcctataccatcctgggaaggctaatgtggtggctgacgcattgagccgaaggggcccaggacagttgtatagttcgaggcagatatctgacagactagcaggagagatgaccagagcaggtatagagctagtggttgggaggttagccaacattactcttcagtcaacactcctcgagaggattaaggaagcacagggaaaggacccccagttagttgagcgTAGAGAGAACGTCCtatcggga gagtggaaatgggaagatattgccatggactttgtggtaggattgccaaagaccgtgggtcagcatgactcggtatgggtgattgtggacaggtataccaagtccgcccacttcttacctgtgaagacgacttatactgtggagcagtatgcagagctttatgttaaggagatcgttcgacttcatggggctccgaggtcaatagtatccgacagagaccccactttcacttccaagttttggaagagcctgcagaaggcaatgggcacgcagcttcggtttagtaccgcttatcatcctcagacggatggacagtctgagaggacaattcaaatactggaggacatgttacgagcttgtgtcttggattttgagggatcttggagtaagtacctccctctgattgagttttcgtacaataacagttatcaggcgactatcggagtggctccgtatgagatgttgtatggtagaaaatgcagatcaccgattcactgggatgagacaggtgagagaaggtatttaggtcctgagatggttcagaggaccaatgaggcacttgagaaaattagagctcgtatgctcgcctcccagagtcgccagaagagttattcagatcagaaacgcaggagcgtagaatttcaggttggtgatcatgtattcctcagggtttcacccctgagaggagtaaaacgatttggcgttcggggcaagctgagtcccaggtttgttggcccatttgaggttctagaacgaattggggaggtggcttataggttagcaatgcctccagctttatcaggagttcatgacgtgtttcatgtgtccatgctccggaagtatgtttcggactctactcatgtgttgagctatgagaacttggagttggatcgggacttatcatacgaagaaaagcctattcagatccttgataggaaggacaaggtcttgaggagcaagaccatccccttggttaaagtattgtggagaaacagcaaggtcgaagaggcgacatgggaactggaatcagatatgcgggagcggcatcccgag